The following coding sequences lie in one Oncorhynchus kisutch isolate 150728-3 linkage group LG27, Okis_V2, whole genome shotgun sequence genomic window:
- the LOC109872231 gene encoding NAD-dependent protein deacylase sirtuin-5, mitochondrial, translating into MILRNLVSIGLGPRVSSPVTRRPLVEMTRSASSDMSEFRKVFSKARHIAIITGAGVSAESGVPTFRGAAGYWRKWQSQDIATPEAFFRNPSLVWEFYHYRREVMLSKGPNAAHLAIAECEARLRKQGRSVVVITQVIDDLHRQAGSRHVLKIHGSLFETRCVSCGHVAVNQVSPICAALEGKGSPDPDTSDAKIPPEELPRCEKSDCHGLLRPNVTWFGETLDSHVLTKVETVLDTCDLCLVVGTSSIVYPAAMFAPQVASRGVPVAEFNIETTSETTRFTYHFQGPCGATLPLALARHESEVV; encoded by the exons ATGATTCTTCGAAATCTAGTTTCAATTGGACTTGGTCCTCGCGTGTCTTCTCCAGTGACACGTCGGCCTTTGGTAGAGATGACCAGGTCTGCCAGTTCAG ATATGTCTGAATTCCGGAAGGTCTTCTCTAAAGCCAGGCACATAGCCATCATTACTGGAGCGGGTGTGAGTGCAGAGAGTGGAGTGCCTACCTTTAGGGGTGCTGCGGGCTACTGGAGGAAATGGCAATCTCAG GACATAGCCACCCCCGAGGCCTTCTTTCGGAACCCTTCCCTGGTGTGGGAGTTCTACCACTACCGACGAGAAGTGATGCTGAGTAAGGGGCCCAATGCGGCCCACCTGGCCATTGCAGAGTGTGAGGCCCGGCTGAGGAAGCAGGGCCGCTCTGTGGTAGTCATCACCCAGGTCATAGATGATCTGCACCGCCAGGCCGGATCCAGACATGTCCTCAAGATCCACG GAAGTCTGTTTGAGACGCGCTGTGTGAGCTGTGGACATGTGGCTGTGAACCAAGTCAGCCCAATATGCGCTGCCCTAGAGGGGAAAGG TTCTCCTGACCCAGATACCAGTGATGCCAAGATTCCCCCAGAGGAGCTGCCAAG GTGTGAGAAGAGTGACTGCCATGGTCTGCTCAGGCCCAATGTGACCTGGTTCGGGGAAACTCTGGACTCGCACGTCTTGACCAAGGTGGAGACGGTGCTGGACACCTGTGATCTGTGTCTGGTG GTTGGCACCTCCTCCATAGTGTACCCGGCAGCCATGTTTGCCCCCCAGGTGGCGTCCAGGGGCGTGCCAGTAGCAGAGTTCAACATTGAGACCACCTCTGAGACCACTCGCTTCAC GTACCATTTCCAGGGCCCGTGTGGGGCCACGCTACCCCTGGCGTTGGCGCGTCACGAGTCTGAAGTTGTCTAA